The genome window GTTGGCGCATTCACTTTAAAAATAATATCTGAATTCCAAACCTCTTGTTGCGTGCCAACAGCCGCACCTGCGTTTACAAATGCGTTGTCCTCAAAACTCGCTTTAAAACCTGCATCGTGTTCAACGAGCACATCAAAGCCGAGCTTTTTGATCTGTTCAACGGTTTTTGGCGTTGCCGCCACACGTGTTTCACCGTCTAACAGCTCTCTTGGTACACCAATAAGCATAAAGACTCCTGTATGGTTGATGTTTATATATTGTGCTAAAAATAGCCTATTTCGAAAAAATAAGACTAGGCGTAATGTACCATTAAATAAGTAGAATTTGTAAAAAAATTACGCCTCATAAATCAATTAATTGCAAATTCTCAGTTTGCGACAAATCTGCTAAAATCTAGCATAACAAAAATGTAATAAATAGAACCAGAATGAATAGCTTAGACCAAATTCAAATTATCCTGATCGAAACTTCCCTCCCCGCCAATATTGGCTCTGCCGCTCGTGCGATGAAAACCATGGGGCTTTCAAATTTACGTTTAGTTTCCCCACTTCACCCTATTGACGAACAAGCTCAAGCCCTCGCCGCCGGCGCAAAAGATGTGCTGGATAATGCTCAAATTTTTGACTCATTTGAGCAAGCGGTTGCAGATTGCCAATTAGTAATCGGCACCAGTGCTCGATTACGTCATCTACAAAATACTCTTATTGAGCCGAGAGATTGCGGCAAATTGGCGGTTGAACGTGCCGAAAAAGGCAAAGTAGCAATTGTATTTGGTCGGGAACGAGTCGGATTAACTAACGAAGAATTACTAAAATGCCATTATCATTTAAATTTTCCGACCAATCCTGACTACGGTTCGTTAAATTTAGCGATGGCGGTACAGCTGGCAAGTTACGAAGTGCGTATGGCGTGGTTGGATTTGCAAAAAAATCCGCAAATTCGACCGCTTGTTGAGGCAAAAGATTATCCGAATACTGAAGCTTTGGAGCATTTCTTTAATCATACCGAGCGACTTTATAAACAATTAGGCTTTATTCGCAATGATGCGGTAATGCTCAAGCTCCGCCGCTTATACCAACGAGCAGGACTTGAAACCAATGAGTTGAATTTATTAAGAGGAATGTTGACTTCGGTTGAGAAGCAGATAGAAAAATAAAAAAATCCCCAAAATATCGTTATCGATTTTCTGGGGCTTTTTCTTACTGCCTTGCCATTCTCAAATTTTGCGGAACAGACTCAAAATTTGAACGGAACGGATTGATATCCAAACCGCCTCGGCGGGTATAACGTGCATAGACCGTTAATTTTTCCGGCTGTGCAAATTGCATAAGATCGGTAAAAATACGCTCTACGCATTGTTCGTGGAACTCATTATGTTCGCGGAATGACACTAAATAGCGTAATAATTTTTCTCGATTTAATTTTTTACCGATATAGTGAATTTGCACACTGCCCCAGTCCGGTTGCGAGGTAATCAAACAGTTTGATTTCAGCAAATGGCTGACTAAAGTTTCCTCAACCACTTCCCCCTCTGCCACGCTTGCTAAATGCTCGTTAGAAAATTCGTAACTGTCAATTTGAATATCTTGTTCATCAATACACTCACCGGCAAAATCAACAATCGGTTGCTGGGTGTAAGCGGATAATTTGTAAACTTTTACCGAAACTTGACCGCTTGCACATTGGCTGAGATCTTTAGCCAATGTTTGTTCCACTTGCTCAAGTGAGGCAAATTTGGTTTGATTAAAGCTGTTTAAATAGAGTTTAAAACTTTTTGATTCAATTAAATTCTCGTCGCGAAAATCAATTGCCACATCGGCAATCGCTACCTGTGGTAAACCGTTTTCGTTTAACCAAGACAGTTCATAACAGGTCCAAACATCCGCACCACGATCAAACGGTCGCTGTTCGGTAATCCCTAAACCGTCACGGTTTAATTTACGTGGCACAGGCTGTAAAAGCGTAGGATCATACTCACTTTTATATTCGGTTTTTTGCCCTAATTTCAGAGCAGATAATGATTTATCGTTGTAGTTCATCTTTTTAAACTTTTGATTCTATAAAATAATTAATACATTGAAGTGATTACTTAATATAACGGACTAAATCCACTAAGCTGTCTAATACCAGATCGGCTTTCGCTTCGCCTTCTGCGGTAACCGCTTTACCGGTACGTACTAACACTTTTGTTTTCACGCCGGCGACTTCAGCCGCTAACAGATCTTCTAATTTATCGCCGACCATATACGATTGTGTTGGATCAATATTTAAATCGGCAATCGCTTGAGTAAACATTCCGGCTTTCGGTTTACGGCAATCGCAATCTTCTTTATATTCGCCTTTGCCTTCCGGATGATGCGGACAATAATAGATACCGTCTAACACAACCCCATAATCTTCATCCAGCGACCAATCCATCCATTCCGTTAATTGATTAAATTGTGCTTCACTAAAATAGCCGCGTGCAATGCCGGATTGATTGGTGACCAATACCAATAGATAACCTTTATCTTGTAGTCGCTTTAACGCCTTGCCGACACCCTCAATAAATTGAAAATCGTCAATTTGATGTACATAACCGTGATCAATATTGATCGTGCCGTCACGATCTAAAAATATCGCTTTATTCGCCATCATTTCGTTCCTTTTACAAAATCGACCACCATTTGATGATGCTCACCGGTTTTGAATTTATCGAATACCTGTTCGATCACGCCCTGTTCATTCACTAAAAAACTGATGCGGTGAATGCCGTCATAGGTTCTGCCCATAAATTTTTTCTCGCCCCACACGCCGAATGCTTCGGCAACTTGGTGATCCGCATCGGACAATAGCGTGAAATTTAGTGCTTTTTTCTCGACAAATTGGGCTAATTTTTTCGGTAAATCCGGACTAATACCTAACACCACCACATTTAATTCCTCCAATTCCGACTTACTGTCACGTAAGCCGCAAGCTTGTGTAGTGCGGCCCGGGGTTAAGGCTTTCGGATAAAAATAAACCAACACTTTTTTGCCGGCAAATTGGCTTAATGAAATTGGCTGTTCGTGTTGATCTAACAAAGTAAATTGAGGCACTTTATCGCCTGCTTTAAGTGTATTCATTGCAAAAAATTCCTAAAAAAAGACCGCTTGTATTCTACTACAAGCGGTCAAATCTTTGAATTTTTTTGCAAACGCTATTCTAAAAAACCTTCCAATAATTCATTTAAAAATAGCTTACCGTGCTGGGTGATCTGCCAATATTTTTCGGTTTCCGTGATG of Actinobacillus arthritidis contains these proteins:
- the trmJ gene encoding tRNA (cytosine(32)/uridine(32)-2'-O)-methyltransferase TrmJ → MNSLDQIQIILIETSLPANIGSAARAMKTMGLSNLRLVSPLHPIDEQAQALAAGAKDVLDNAQIFDSFEQAVADCQLVIGTSARLRHLQNTLIEPRDCGKLAVERAEKGKVAIVFGRERVGLTNEELLKCHYHLNFPTNPDYGSLNLAMAVQLASYEVRMAWLDLQKNPQIRPLVEAKDYPNTEALEHFFNHTERLYKQLGFIRNDAVMLKLRRLYQRAGLETNELNLLRGMLTSVEKQIEK
- the queF gene encoding NADPH-dependent 7-cyano-7-deazaguanine reductase QueF (Catalyzes the NADPH-dependent reduction of 7-cyano-7-deazaguanine (preQ0) to 7-aminomethyl-7-deazaguanine (preQ1) in queuosine biosynthesis), yielding MNYNDKSLSALKLGQKTEYKSEYDPTLLQPVPRKLNRDGLGITEQRPFDRGADVWTCYELSWLNENGLPQVAIADVAIDFRDENLIESKSFKLYLNSFNQTKFASLEQVEQTLAKDLSQCASGQVSVKVYKLSAYTQQPIVDFAGECIDEQDIQIDSYEFSNEHLASVAEGEVVEETLVSHLLKSNCLITSQPDWGSVQIHYIGKKLNREKLLRYLVSFREHNEFHEQCVERIFTDLMQFAQPEKLTVYARYTRRGGLDINPFRSNFESVPQNLRMARQ
- the gmhB gene encoding D-glycero-beta-D-manno-heptose 1,7-bisphosphate 7-phosphatase; translated protein: MANKAIFLDRDGTINIDHGYVHQIDDFQFIEGVGKALKRLQDKGYLLVLVTNQSGIARGYFSEAQFNQLTEWMDWSLDEDYGVVLDGIYYCPHHPEGKGEYKEDCDCRKPKAGMFTQAIADLNIDPTQSYMVGDKLEDLLAAEVAGVKTKVLVRTGKAVTAEGEAKADLVLDSLVDLVRYIK
- the bcp gene encoding thioredoxin-dependent thiol peroxidase, whose translation is MNTLKAGDKVPQFTLLDQHEQPISLSQFAGKKVLVYFYPKALTPGRTTQACGLRDSKSELEELNVVVLGISPDLPKKLAQFVEKKALNFTLLSDADHQVAEAFGVWGEKKFMGRTYDGIHRISFLVNEQGVIEQVFDKFKTGEHHQMVVDFVKGTK